A stretch of the Bacillus licheniformis DSM 13 = ATCC 14580 genome encodes the following:
- a CDS encoding acyl-CoA thioesterase/bile acid-CoA:amino acid N-acyltransferase family protein, which produces MITLQPVLHIPAVSKWDEKINLKISGLQPFDTIDIIVTVKDEADAEWRSHAVFQANRLGEVDPAAAAPLKGTYQSKDQMGLFWSMQAVESSCSFYKKSVHPSAYRIEVKQKERIILSKEIKRVLLSETVDRLEVNEDGLCGTFFRPLAVNRPPAIIILGGSDGGLDETMAGMLANYGYATLAIPYFQYKQLPKKLVEIPLEYFQKAIDWLGRQEGLHHRQIGICGRSKGGELALLIGSHFPEIRFVVSHVGGGVVFQGVGLKKFRQTSSWSLNGAPLAFAPLPMFSLPQLWNMMKHKLTRQPHAFLDLYQKALRKVKDDHPAIIKAELIKGPILLTSSTDDLVWPSASMNEKIEERLKKNRFSYSVKHLYFEKAGHNIRPPYFPTSGRKSRKIAYGGKTEYDAIAAQTFWQELLLFLEKATAPGN; this is translated from the coding sequence TTGATTACCTTGCAACCGGTTTTGCACATACCTGCAGTTTCCAAATGGGATGAAAAAATAAACTTGAAGATAAGCGGACTTCAACCGTTTGACACCATTGATATCATCGTTACAGTGAAAGATGAAGCTGACGCAGAGTGGAGATCACACGCTGTTTTTCAAGCGAATAGATTAGGAGAAGTCGACCCTGCAGCAGCAGCCCCACTAAAAGGAACCTACCAGTCTAAAGATCAAATGGGGCTTTTTTGGTCAATGCAGGCTGTTGAATCTTCCTGCTCGTTTTACAAAAAATCGGTTCATCCGTCCGCTTACCGTATTGAAGTGAAGCAAAAAGAACGCATCATCTTGAGTAAAGAAATAAAACGAGTGCTGCTTTCTGAAACAGTTGATAGACTGGAAGTAAACGAAGATGGGTTGTGCGGCACTTTTTTTCGCCCGCTTGCCGTTAACCGCCCTCCCGCAATCATTATATTAGGGGGATCTGACGGCGGCCTTGACGAAACAATGGCAGGCATGTTAGCAAATTACGGATACGCAACACTTGCAATCCCTTATTTTCAATACAAACAGCTGCCTAAAAAACTGGTTGAAATTCCGCTTGAATACTTTCAAAAAGCGATCGATTGGCTCGGTCGCCAGGAAGGACTTCATCATCGTCAGATCGGAATATGCGGACGGTCAAAAGGCGGCGAACTGGCGCTGTTAATAGGTTCTCATTTTCCTGAAATCCGCTTTGTCGTTTCTCATGTAGGCGGCGGAGTCGTCTTTCAAGGGGTTGGATTAAAAAAATTCCGGCAGACATCTTCCTGGAGCCTGAACGGCGCACCGCTCGCCTTTGCACCGCTGCCGATGTTTTCGCTTCCTCAGCTGTGGAATATGATGAAACATAAGCTCACAAGACAGCCTCATGCTTTTCTTGATCTTTACCAAAAGGCTTTACGAAAAGTGAAAGATGATCATCCTGCAATCATTAAAGCGGAACTTATTAAAGGTCCTATACTGTTAACTTCAAGCACTGACGATTTAGTATGGCCCTCTGCCTCAATGAACGAGAAAATCGAAGAACGGCTGAAAAAGAACAGATTCTCTTATTCTGTTAAACATCTGTATTTTGAAAAAGCCGGTCATAATATCAGGCCTCCATACTTTCCGACATCCGGAAGAAAAAGCAGAAAAATAGCCTATGGCGGAAAAACTGAATACGATGCCATTGCAGCTCAAACATTTTGGCAGGAACTGCTTTTGTTTTTAGAAAAAGCAACTGCACCCGGCAATTAA